The Piliocolobus tephrosceles isolate RC106 chromosome 3, ASM277652v3, whole genome shotgun sequence genome has a window encoding:
- the LOC116418737 gene encoding 28S ribosomal protein S26, mitochondrial, whose amino-acid sequence MLRALSRLGAGTACGPRAPLVLPARGRKTRYDPPAKSKIGRVNMPPPVDPAEFFVLMERYQHYRQTVRALRMEFVSEVRRKAYEARAGVLAERKALKYATEHRELMAWNQEENRRLHDLRIARLRQEEQEQEQRQALEQARKAEKVQAWVQRKEQEVLQLQEEVKNFITRENLEARVEAALDSPKSYNWAITREGLVVRSQRRDS is encoded by the exons ATGCTACGCGCGCTGAGCCGCCTGGGCGCGGGGACCGCCTGCGGGCCCCGGGCCCCGCTGGTGCTGCCAGCGCGCGGCCGCAAGACCCGCTACGACCCACCCGCCAAATCCAAGATCGGGCGCGTGAACATGCCGCCCCCAGTGGACCCTGCGGAGTTCTTCGTGCTGATGGAGCGTTACCAGCACTACCGCCAGACCGTGCGCGCCCTCAG GATGGAGTTCGTGTCCGAGGTGCGGAGGAAGGCGTACGAGGCCCGAGCCGGGGTTCTGGCGGAGCGCAAGGCCCTGAAGTACGCCACCGAGCACCGCGAGCTGATGGCCTGGAACCAGGAGGAGAACCGGCGGCTGCACGACCTGCG GATAgcgaggctgcggcaggaggaacAGGAGCAGGAGCAGCGGCAGGCGTTGGAGCAGGCCCGCAAGGCCGAAAAGGTGCAGGCCTGGGTGCAGCGCAAGGAACAGGAAGTGCTGCAGCTGCAG GAAGAGGTGAAAAATTTCATCACCCGAGAGAACCTGGAGGCACGGGTGGAAGCAGCATTGGACTCTCCGAAGAGCTACAACTGGGCCATCACCAGAGAGGGGCTGGTGGTCAGGTCACAACGCAGGGACTCCTAG
- the LOC116418738 gene encoding progonadoliberin-2, whose amino-acid sequence MGSKLLPLPSQDVTGVWGWSCLLYKSWGHQAKVLQPPEGAISSTALPRAAMASSRQGLLLLLLLLTAHPGPSEAQHWSHGWYPGGRRALSSAQDPQNALRPPAGSPAQATYGLPSDALARLEDSMPWEGRTMAWWSLHRKRHLAQTLLPAAREPRPAPPSSNKL is encoded by the exons ATGGGTAGTAagcttctccccctcccctctcaaGACGTCACTGGAGTCTGGGGGTGGAGCTGCCTGCTCTATAAATCCTGGGGCCATCAGGCTAAGGTCCTGCAGCCGCCTGAAGGAGCCATCTCATCCACAGCTCTTCCTCG AGCAGCCATGGCCAGTTCCAGGCAAggcctcctcctgctcctgctgctgctgactGCTCACCCTGGACCCTCAGAGGCTCAGCACTGGTCCCATGGCTGGTACCCTGGAGGAAGGCGAGCCCTCAGCTCAGCCCAGGATCCCCAGAATGCCCTTAGGCCCCCAG CAGGCAGCCCAGCCCAGGCTACCTATGGCCTCCCAAGTGATGCCCTGGCTCGCCTGGAAGACAGCATGCCCTGGGAGGGCAGGACCATGGCGTGGTGGTCCCTTCACAGGAAGCGACATCTGGCACAGACACTACTG CCCGCAGCCCGcgagccccgccccgccccaccgtCCTCCAATAAACTGTGA